In bacterium, one genomic interval encodes:
- a CDS encoding AAA family ATPase yields the protein MGTKPIAGRSSKETELVPPQSLEAEQSVLGSILKDDKAFDLVLTILKHEQVFYSQRHRRIFRAAMQLYMVSEPIDITTVSERLTQNGDLESVGGRSYLVELCEGVATTVNVVAHAEIVREKATLRQLSEAAREIDRDAFEATKPAREQLNTAEAKIFSIAETGAKSKLVSLSALTPIVADKLLKIDPSNQHDIFETRIADLNRVIRGLYRGESTFIAGEPSSGKTSFALDTCLFNLNWGRKIYFVSLDQRKMLLLLPDLAHWTPKNRLYSGQMSLEEKDQIGRYGAELARHDNFLIDDDPNMTVLDIRSEARRIKRQFGLDIVVIDYVQKIPPHGRLDNRHQEITEISRILTATAKDLDVAMVILSQLNRNRFQQKIDWESNNWNFPNMGMLRESGSLEQDASQILFPVVPIELLKVNYGEQSSYYQDALRAYPVKNGGKDLTTLAYMIVGKQKDGEKAVVECRRDAVRMRFYSEAR from the coding sequence ATGGGTACTAAACCAATTGCTGGAAGGAGCTCGAAAGAGACGGAGCTTGTTCCGCCACAGTCACTGGAGGCCGAACAGTCCGTGCTTGGCTCAATTCTAAAGGATGACAAGGCATTCGATCTGGTCTTGACCATCCTGAAGCACGAACAGGTATTCTACTCACAGCGGCACAGGCGCATCTTTCGCGCGGCCATGCAACTCTATATGGTGTCGGAGCCAATAGACATCACCACGGTATCAGAGAGGTTAACGCAAAACGGCGACCTCGAATCTGTTGGAGGGCGATCCTACCTGGTCGAATTGTGCGAAGGAGTGGCAACTACGGTAAACGTTGTCGCCCATGCTGAGATCGTAAGGGAGAAGGCAACGCTTCGACAGCTTTCCGAGGCTGCCAGGGAAATAGATCGAGATGCTTTCGAGGCAACGAAACCTGCCCGCGAACAACTAAATACTGCTGAAGCGAAGATATTCTCAATTGCAGAGACTGGTGCCAAAAGCAAGTTGGTTTCGCTGTCAGCATTGACGCCGATCGTCGCGGATAAACTGCTCAAGATCGACCCAAGCAACCAGCATGATATATTCGAAACTCGTATTGCGGATCTCAACCGAGTGATCCGGGGCCTCTATCGTGGCGAGTCAACTTTCATAGCAGGTGAACCATCTTCGGGGAAGACAAGTTTTGCTCTGGACACTTGTCTTTTCAATCTCAATTGGGGACGCAAGATCTACTTCGTAAGCCTTGACCAGCGAAAGATGCTGTTGTTACTGCCTGACCTCGCTCACTGGACCCCTAAGAATCGGCTTTATAGCGGTCAAATGAGCCTGGAAGAGAAAGATCAAATTGGTCGGTATGGCGCCGAACTGGCACGCCATGACAACTTTTTGATAGATGATGACCCCAATATGACGGTGCTGGATATTCGTTCAGAAGCACGTCGAATCAAACGACAATTTGGGCTCGATATAGTAGTCATTGACTATGTGCAGAAGATTCCCCCGCACGGCCGACTAGACAATCGACATCAAGAAATAACTGAAATATCGAGGATCTTAACCGCGACTGCAAAGGATCTGGATGTGGCCATGGTGATTCTCAGTCAGCTCAATCGGAATCGCTTCCAGCAAAAGATCGACTGGGAGTCAAATAACTGGAACTTTCCAAATATGGGGATGCTACGCGAATCCGGTTCTCTTGAGCAAGACGCAAGTCAGATTCTATTTCCGGTTGTGCCCATTGAGCTCCTGAAGGTCAATTATGGTGAACAAAGTAGTTATTACCAGGATGCATTAAGGGCCTATCCGGTCAAGAACGGAGGTAAGGACCTGACGACCTTGGCATACATGATTGTTGGCAAACAAAAGGACGGCGAGAAGGCAGTGGTGGAGTGCCGTCGCGATGCAGTGCGAATGCGGTTTTACTCCGAAGCGCGCTGA
- a CDS encoding recombinase family protein: protein MRCAIYARYSSDLQQDRSIVDQIRNCQHLADQRGWTVLKECIFSDRARCLCPRQNFAGPTPPCRYSKSSTIRVRPD, encoded by the coding sequence ATGCGGTGTGCAATCTATGCTCGCTATAGCAGCGATCTTCAACAGGACAGATCAATTGTAGATCAAATCCGTAATTGCCAGCACTTAGCCGACCAGCGAGGCTGGACGGTCCTAAAGGAATGCATCTTTTCAGATCGCGCCAGGTGTCTCTGTCCGCGGCAGAACTTCGCTGGCCCAACTCCTCCTTGCCGTTACTCAAAATCCTCGACCATTCGAGTACGTCCTGATTGA
- a CDS encoding tyrosine-type recombinase/integrase, which yields MKVFNKSFVGKRNYLLVVLAFDAWLRLGELLRLSLSDIDIEHRMIYIRKAKSRKPRVAPIGPWTAKLLLSYIERYRKGLPGDLLFCKGRGQALNPQAIRSMLRRAGKKQVSIWRNDQSTPFDATLRNYRIFSTRRPGALRHRDSWPCERSYRQAMLIS from the coding sequence TTGAAAGTTTTCAACAAGTCCTTTGTGGGGAAACGCAACTACCTATTGGTTGTGCTTGCATTTGACGCTTGGCTTCGCCTGGGCGAACTGCTTCGACTATCACTCTCGGACATTGATATCGAGCATCGAATGATCTACATCCGAAAGGCGAAAAGTCGTAAGCCTCGCGTTGCACCAATCGGACCTTGGACCGCAAAGCTCCTGCTGTCATATATCGAGCGGTACCGGAAGGGATTGCCAGGAGATCTGCTCTTTTGTAAAGGTCGCGGACAGGCGCTCAATCCGCAGGCTATTCGGTCTATGCTTCGTCGAGCGGGCAAAAAGCAGGTTTCGATTTGGAGGAACGATCAATCTACCCCATTTGATGCGACACTCAGGAACTACCGAATATTTTCGACAAGACGGCCAGGGGCGCTTCGCCACCGCGATTCTTGGCCATGCGAGCGAAGCTACCGGCAGGCTATGCTCATCTCGTAG
- a CDS encoding site-specific integrase encodes MDDITTPISTDSLTVSLRLDHLASRFLADQDVSASSRGTYGKGLQRFLEHARALGQFAPAREEVLAYKRSLEAEGLSALTISNYLVAVRKFFEWLEASKIYPNVARGIKGSKRVKGFRKDCLTIGQVCDLFQSLDRSDLSGKRDYALLNLLVTTGLRTVEVTRADIGDIRQEGGEAVLWIQGKGHAAKDDFVLVPFETLRPIREYLSARGALRTMNHSSRL; translated from the coding sequence ATGGACGACATTACAACACCAATTTCCACAGATTCGCTAACAGTCTCTCTCAGGCTTGATCATCTGGCGAGCCGGTTCCTGGCTGACCAAGATGTCTCTGCCTCGTCTCGCGGAACCTACGGAAAGGGCTTACAGCGCTTCCTGGAGCACGCACGCGCGCTGGGGCAGTTTGCACCGGCTCGCGAAGAGGTACTCGCCTACAAGCGATCGCTGGAGGCTGAAGGGCTGTCCGCGTTGACAATCTCGAACTATCTTGTAGCAGTGCGAAAGTTCTTTGAGTGGCTGGAAGCGTCGAAGATCTATCCAAACGTCGCTCGCGGAATCAAGGGCTCGAAACGGGTCAAGGGCTTTCGCAAGGATTGCCTCACCATTGGCCAAGTGTGCGATCTCTTCCAATCTTTGGACCGCTCAGACTTGTCCGGGAAACGGGACTATGCCCTACTTAACCTGCTCGTTACGACAGGCCTCCGGACTGTTGAGGTGACCCGAGCCGATATCGGGGACATCCGCCAGGAAGGTGGCGAAGCGGTACTTTGGATCCAGGGAAAAGGGCATGCGGCAAAGGATGATTTTGTCCTGGTGCCATTCGAGACTCTGCGACCAATTCGGGAATACCTTTCGGCTCGAGGCGCACTGAGGACGATGAACCACTCTTCGCGTCTGTGA
- a CDS encoding recombinase family protein encodes MRDITHQLNLKCYAPHLTIVERTGHKPAWIPGTIKNLLQNSKYIGDWSFNKAGWVTNPETGQRKRVMKDKSEWQQNLQPHLAIVDSTTWSAAQARIQAGKRRDSVRRPAHRSSFLFLE; translated from the coding sequence ATGCGTGACATTACCCATCAACTCAATCTGAAGTGCTACGCACCCCATTTAACGATCGTCGAGCGAACAGGTCACAAGCCAGCTTGGATTCCTGGCACCATCAAAAACCTTCTCCAAAATTCCAAGTACATCGGCGATTGGTCATTCAACAAAGCTGGATGGGTCACCAATCCGGAGACTGGCCAGAGAAAACGCGTTATGAAGGACAAAAGCGAATGGCAACAAAATTTACAACCTCATCTTGCCATCGTTGATTCAACGACGTGGTCTGCGGCACAAGCGCGAATTCAAGCTGGAAAGCGACGAGACTCAGTACGCCGGCCCGCACACCGATCCAGTTTCCTCTTTCTGGAATGA
- a CDS encoding recombinase family protein: MAPGVSVRGRTSLAQLLLAVTQNPRPFEYVLIDDTSRLSRRMGEVESIIGKLRFYGVSVFFVSQGIDSRDNQSHLTVGVNSLIDSQYRRDLASKTLRGMEGQALKGYNAGGRAYGFSYTKEFDPAGSIDRKTGFTRVIGSRRPRSSPCEIFHLSLGSVCVTLPINSI, from the coding sequence ATCGCGCCAGGTGTCTCTGTCCGCGGCAGAACTTCGCTGGCCCAACTCCTCCTTGCCGTTACTCAAAATCCTCGACCATTCGAGTACGTCCTGATTGACGACACCAGCCGGCTCTCCAGGCGCATGGGAGAAGTTGAAAGCATTATTGGGAAGCTCCGCTTTTACGGTGTCAGCGTCTTTTTCGTCAGCCAGGGGATTGACAGTCGCGACAATCAATCCCATCTGACAGTCGGCGTGAATAGTCTGATTGACTCACAGTACCGTCGAGACCTCGCTTCGAAGACTCTTAGAGGGATGGAAGGACAAGCACTCAAGGGCTACAACGCAGGGGGAAGAGCCTATGGCTTTTCCTACACTAAAGAATTCGACCCTGCCGGCTCAATTGATCGCAAGACAGGCTTTACTCGAGTTATTGGGTCCCGCCGTCCCAGATCCAGCCCCTGTGAGATATTTCATTTGTCGCTGGGCTCAGTATGCGTGACATTACCCATCAACTCAATCTGA
- a CDS encoding tyrosine-type recombinase/integrase encodes MPFGSRRTEDDEPLFASVSYRNSRQRLSTRSIRRIVKVALRQCGLDSARLSAHSLRHTAVTLSLQGGASPQEAQAMARHSSIETTMIYAHNIDRIAHAPERRIAALLKGHGVGKAK; translated from the coding sequence ATACCTTTCGGCTCGAGGCGCACTGAGGACGATGAACCACTCTTCGCGTCTGTGAGTTATCGAAACAGTCGTCAACGCCTGTCGACGAGATCGATCAGACGCATTGTGAAGGTGGCTCTTCGGCAGTGTGGACTTGACAGCGCTCGTTTGTCGGCGCACAGCCTGAGGCATACAGCAGTCACTCTTTCGCTACAGGGTGGTGCATCGCCGCAGGAGGCACAGGCGATGGCCAGGCATTCAAGTATTGAAACGACCATGATTTACGCCCACAATATTGACAGAATAGCTCACGCACCGGAGCGGCGTATCGCCGCCCTCCTGAAAGGACACGGTGTCGGAAAAGCAAAGTGA